In Zingiber officinale cultivar Zhangliang chromosome 3B, Zo_v1.1, whole genome shotgun sequence, a single window of DNA contains:
- the LOC122054843 gene encoding uncharacterized protein LOC122054843: MWLVFKFNSKEQCDAILKGRPYIVYSCPLYLKAMSEFFTFKPNVPAQMPLWMQLYGLPVDFWSTTGLSKIASQVGLPLYTDLFTKMRGRVNFARVLVEVDITKELPKSTTVMLPDGRREHLQLRFETVLKFCSFCKNLGHYRPHCTLAPINGNQANQQQHQMTILPRSVTGNGNTMRQAESVAMTAPQRVSGTGPGPISGSGAVARKRSATPLRVGCPATSSKHKQLEF, translated from the coding sequence ATGTGGCTCGTTTTCAAGTTCAACTCCAaagagcaatgtgatgcaataTTGAAAGGAAGGCCATACATTGTCTACAGCTGCCCACTCTACCTTAAAGCCATGTCAGAATTCTTTACCTTCAAACCAAATGTACCTGCACAAATGCCGCTGTGGATGCAGCTCTATGGATTGCCGGTGGATTTTTGGTCAACCACGGGCTTAAGCAAAATTGCATCACAAGTTGGCCTCCCTCTGTACACAGACCTCTTCACCAAAATGAGAGGCCGTGTAAATTTTGCACGGGTGCTGGTTGAAGTGGATATCACCAAAGAGCTACCAAAGTCCACCACAGTGATGCTACCAGACGGAAGGAGGGAACATCTGCAATTACGCTTCGAAACAGTCCTGAAATTCTGCTCTTTCTGCAAAAACCTGGGCCATTACCGGCCACACTGCACACTGGCGCCAATCAATGGGAATCAAGCTAACCAGCAACAGCACCAGATGACAATCCTACCTCGATCAGTAACAGGGAATGGAAACACTATGAGACAGGCTGAAAGTGTTGCAATGACTGCCCCCCAAAGAGTTTCAGGAACAGGTCCTGGGCCAATCTCAGGTTCTGGTGCTGTAGCACGCAAGAGATCCGCCACTCCACTAAGGGTAGGATGCCCCGCAACATCTAGCAAACACAAACAGCTAGAATTTTAG